The following coding sequences are from one Osmia bicornis bicornis chromosome 2, iOsmBic2.1, whole genome shotgun sequence window:
- the LOC114876102 gene encoding monocarboxylate transporter 12 isoform X2 has product MSILDAIVNFSGLLIGPLLKKYSYRKVAFFGSLLSSTGLILTANANSMIHIICTYSVIGGLGTGLAIASAFVALNTFFDKKRGQAVGFSMAGTTLAMMLVPQMIHVLLAAYGFRGAMLIVGGWTLHAVVGACLLRPVEVRDTKEIKKEIHPPESETLLKKNGDVTVRKVENGAEVSRYNVIKNETNKERDDKGNYFNKIKETFDLDLLKDGVYLNVVIGLSLYYVAESNFKLMTPFFLASIGMTNGEIASCLSITAFTDILARLLLPTIFEKLGFKNRTVFWVFCVLVGIGRSIMAEQSKGITLIIMFVVIGFLRGATLVNLNLSVSECCSLKKLPSAFGMFMVSKGLFVVIMSPLIGYIRDVSDSYTVCIHVMTLMIMITFVTWSFEFTYRALKTRRSNLHERAQDKAIE; this is encoded by the exons ATGAGCATTCTCGATGCTATCGTTAATTTCTCAG GCCTTTTGATAGGACCATTGTTGAAGAAATATTCTTACAGAAAGGTAGCCTTTTTTGGATCTCTGTTAAGTTCCACTGGACTGATACTTACGGCAAACGCTAACAGTATGATTCATATCATATGCACTTACAGTGTTATAGGAG GTTTAGGAACTGGATTAGCAATCGCGTCAGCTTTCGTTgcattaaatacattttttgaTAAAAAGAGGGGACAAGCCGTTGGTTTTTCTATGGCAGGTACAACTCTGGCCATGATGTTAGTACCACAG ATGATACACGTTCTTTTGGCTGCTTATGGGTTTCGTGGAGCAATGTTGATCGTTGGAGGATGGACATTACATGCCGTTGTTGGTGCCTGTTTGCTTCGTCCCGTTGAAGTCAGAGATACCAAAGAGATTAAAAAG GAAATACATCCCCCGGAAAGTGAAAcattattaaagaagaatggaGACGTTACAGTGAGAAAAGTCGAAAATGGTGCAGAAGTTTCAAGATACAACGTTATAAAGAATGAAACAAACAAGGAGAGGGATGATaaaggaaattattttaacaagATAAAGGAAACTTTTGATCTGGATTTACTTAAAGACGGTGTATACCTCAATGTTGTTATCGGTTTGAGTTTGTATTATGTAGCTgaatcaaatttcaaattgatgACTCCATTTTTTCTGGCCAGCATAG GAATGACCAATGGAGAAATAGCTTCCTGCTTATCGATAACAGCATTCACTGACATTCTTGCCAGACTTCTGCTACCGACCATTTTCGAGAAATTAGGTTTCAAGAACAGGACAGTGTTCTGGGTGTTTTGCGTTCTCGTTGGAATCGGACGATCTA TTATGGCAGAGCAATCCAAAGGAATAACCTTGATAATAATGTTTGTGGTAATAGGATTCTTACGAGGAGCCACTTTGGTAAATTTAAATCTCAGCGTCTCCGAATGTTGTTCCTTGAAGAAGTTACCTAGTGCTTTTGGAATGTTTATGGTGTCGAAAGGTTTATTCGTCGTAATAATGAGTCCTTTAATTG GTTACATTAGAGACGTAAGCGATAGTTATACAGTTTGTATACACGTTATGACTTTAATGATAATGATTACATTTGTCACGTGGAGTTTCGAATTTACGTATAGAGCTCTGAAAACCAGAAGATCGAATTTACACGAAAGAGCACAAGATAAGGCGATAGAATAA
- the LOC114876102 gene encoding monocarboxylate transporter 12 isoform X1 → MNSGEIKKKAPDGGWGWFVCLGSSLITLSLRSLDPSFGLLFHDPLEELEIDSTGTSLIMSILDAIVNFSGLLIGPLLKKYSYRKVAFFGSLLSSTGLILTANANSMIHIICTYSVIGGLGTGLAIASAFVALNTFFDKKRGQAVGFSMAGTTLAMMLVPQMIHVLLAAYGFRGAMLIVGGWTLHAVVGACLLRPVEVRDTKEIKKEIHPPESETLLKKNGDVTVRKVENGAEVSRYNVIKNETNKERDDKGNYFNKIKETFDLDLLKDGVYLNVVIGLSLYYVAESNFKLMTPFFLASIGMTNGEIASCLSITAFTDILARLLLPTIFEKLGFKNRTVFWVFCVLVGIGRSIMAEQSKGITLIIMFVVIGFLRGATLVNLNLSVSECCSLKKLPSAFGMFMVSKGLFVVIMSPLIGYIRDVSDSYTVCIHVMTLMIMITFVTWSFEFTYRALKTRRSNLHERAQDKAIE, encoded by the exons ATGAATTCaggtgaaattaaaaagaaagcaCCCGATGGTGGATGGGGATGGTTCGTTTGCCTTGGTAGCAGCTTAATCACG ctctCTTTAAGATCGCTGGATCCTTCTTTCGGTCTTCTTTTCCACGATCCTCTGGAAGAACTTGAAATAGACTCGACAGGAACATCATTAATAATGAGCATTCTCGATGCTATCGTTAATTTCTCAG GCCTTTTGATAGGACCATTGTTGAAGAAATATTCTTACAGAAAGGTAGCCTTTTTTGGATCTCTGTTAAGTTCCACTGGACTGATACTTACGGCAAACGCTAACAGTATGATTCATATCATATGCACTTACAGTGTTATAGGAG GTTTAGGAACTGGATTAGCAATCGCGTCAGCTTTCGTTgcattaaatacattttttgaTAAAAAGAGGGGACAAGCCGTTGGTTTTTCTATGGCAGGTACAACTCTGGCCATGATGTTAGTACCACAG ATGATACACGTTCTTTTGGCTGCTTATGGGTTTCGTGGAGCAATGTTGATCGTTGGAGGATGGACATTACATGCCGTTGTTGGTGCCTGTTTGCTTCGTCCCGTTGAAGTCAGAGATACCAAAGAGATTAAAAAG GAAATACATCCCCCGGAAAGTGAAAcattattaaagaagaatggaGACGTTACAGTGAGAAAAGTCGAAAATGGTGCAGAAGTTTCAAGATACAACGTTATAAAGAATGAAACAAACAAGGAGAGGGATGATaaaggaaattattttaacaagATAAAGGAAACTTTTGATCTGGATTTACTTAAAGACGGTGTATACCTCAATGTTGTTATCGGTTTGAGTTTGTATTATGTAGCTgaatcaaatttcaaattgatgACTCCATTTTTTCTGGCCAGCATAG GAATGACCAATGGAGAAATAGCTTCCTGCTTATCGATAACAGCATTCACTGACATTCTTGCCAGACTTCTGCTACCGACCATTTTCGAGAAATTAGGTTTCAAGAACAGGACAGTGTTCTGGGTGTTTTGCGTTCTCGTTGGAATCGGACGATCTA TTATGGCAGAGCAATCCAAAGGAATAACCTTGATAATAATGTTTGTGGTAATAGGATTCTTACGAGGAGCCACTTTGGTAAATTTAAATCTCAGCGTCTCCGAATGTTGTTCCTTGAAGAAGTTACCTAGTGCTTTTGGAATGTTTATGGTGTCGAAAGGTTTATTCGTCGTAATAATGAGTCCTTTAATTG GTTACATTAGAGACGTAAGCGATAGTTATACAGTTTGTATACACGTTATGACTTTAATGATAATGATTACATTTGTCACGTGGAGTTTCGAATTTACGTATAGAGCTCTGAAAACCAGAAGATCGAATTTACACGAAAGAGCACAAGATAAGGCGATAGAATAA